The genomic interval TAATATTGCGGACAGTTATTTTTCAACAAGATGGTTTTTAAAAGAATACGAGAAAAATACTGGGAATAAATTGACAGATGGAGTAAAAGAAATTGCTGGAATTGAGAACTTCTCAACTGCTAAAATTTTTGATGATTTTGCAAATAATTTAAGCGAATTTTTAGCTCCGTTTATAATAGATTTTGAAGCTGATCTGCTTATTATTGGCGGAAATATTGCTAAATCGCATCGTTTGTTTTTAACAAAAGTGCAGGAAAATCTCAAAAAGAAAAATATAGAATTGAATATTTCAATTGTTGAAAACACTGAGCAGACGAGTATTTTAGGTTCTAGTTATTTATATAATGAAGTTTTCTGGGAACGAATTAAGACTGAGCTTCCTTATTTCTAATAAACAATACTTTACTATATTTGAACAAAATTGTGGATTTAAAATAAAAAGAATCTAAAAATGAAGAAAAAACCTGTTTCTATTAGAAATATTGCCGAGGAATTGAAGATATCTGTAACAACGGTATCTTTTGTGTTAAATGGTAAGGCAAAAGAAAAACACATTTCTAAAGAATTGACAAAAAAGGTTTTAGATTATGCCAAGCTAATTAATTACAGGCCAAATCAAATAGCACAAAGTCTTAGAACAGGAAAGTCAAAGTTGTTGGTTTTTATGGTTGAAGATATATCGAATAATTTCTTCTCTCAGCTTGCCCGCATTTTTGAAGATATTGCTTATGAAAAAGGCTATAAAGTTATTTTCTGCAGCAACGAAAATGATGACGAAAAAGCCAATGAACTTATTACATTATTTAATTTTCGCCAAGTTGACGGATTTATTATCGTTCCGTCTCCAGGAATAAAGGATACTATTGAAAATCTTATTAAAGACAATATTCCTGTCATTTTATTAGATAGATTTTATGAAGGATTAGATTGCAACAGTGTTGTAATTGATAATGAACAAGCTTCTTATGATGCAACACAACATTTAGTGGATAACAAGTTTAAAAATATTTGTTTTGTAAGTACGGCTTCTGATCAAAGTCAGATGTATGGACGTTTGCACGGATATGAAAAAGCGGTGGAAGCAAATGGTTTAGAGCCGCATGTTCTTCAAATTCCTTTTAATGAAATTATAAAAGGAAAGGCTAAAGAGTACATTAAAAAGTTCTTCGAAGAAAATAAAGATTTAGATGCCGTTTTCTTTTCTACCAACTATCTTGCACAAAGCGGATTAGAGGTTTTGAAAGAAACCAATCAAAACTTGATTAAAGATTTAGGATTGATCGCTTTTGACGACAATGATATGTTTAAAATTTACGATCCAACCATAACATCTGTTGCGCAACCTTTGGTAGAAATCTGTACAAAATTGATGGAAGTAATGTTGCCGCTTTTAAAGAAAAAAGACGTTTCTGAAACGCATCAGAAAATCGTTTTAAAGACAGAACTGATTATTCGTGAGTCTTCATTAGCGAAGCAGAAATAATAAAGAGATTTTTAAAATTTAAAAACTAACCTGATTTCATCTTTTAGATTGATTTCAGGTTAGTTTTTTTATATAAATAAGTTTTTAATTCTCGAATTTTTCTTTCTGATGACAATAAAAATTCGTTTGACTTTTACCTTCAATCTAGCTTGTTTTTCTTAATTTTTATAAGTCTTAAATCTTGCTTCTTTCTTCTTTATTTTTTCCTTTCGTCGGCTGTATATCGTCTTTCATCTTTTTAGCAATGTCTTTTGTCTTTTTTAAGTGTTAAAATCTTGATATTCCTTGCAAATTGATTTTAACTTTAATTTAAGTCTGTTGATTTTAAAGCTGTTTTATAACGTTTTCGTTGTTTTTATTTGAATTATATTCAATACAATCTCTTAAATAAGTGAATATCTTTAAAAATTAACATTAAAATTATATTTAGTAAAAAAAAATTTTTTTTACTAAAACGTTTTAGTATGTTTGCTATGAGTTAATAAGTTATTATAGCCGCTTTAGTTTTTTAACGATTAAAAATTGCCGGAACTTTTAATCAATCTAAAAACTTTATTTGCTGTTTTACTACTTCAGCAGGTTCCTCTCCAAACCTTCTTTTGTTTTTATTATTGACTCAATTATTGCTAACTAACCAAAATATTTCATGATGAAACATTCGAATTGCAGAATGAAAAAAATGCTCCGTGTGCATTTTTTTCTCACAATTGCTTTGCTTTGCTGCGGGTATAACCATCTTGCCGCGCAGAACCAAAAAACTCAGGTTTCCGGGGTTATAACTTCTCTTTCAGACAACCTGTCTCTCCCAGGTGCAACTGTGATGGATGTTAGTGATCCTAGAAATGCGGTTAACGCAGATTTTGACGGACACTACACAATTTCATTACAAAATGGTAGTACAACTTTAAGATTCACTATGATCGGTTACAAACCAGTCGATATTAAAGTGAATAATAAAAGTGTTATTAATGTAGCCATGGACTTAGATGTATCAGCTTTAGATGAGGTTGTAGTTGTAGGTTATGGTACACAGAAAAGAAAGAAAGTCGTAGGAGCGATAGATCAAGTTAATAATGATGCTTTTAACGGTAGACCAAATGTAAATACTACTTTGGCTTTGCAAGGAAAAGCTCCTAGTTTAACTATTCAGCAGACAAACTCTGAACCTGGTGCTGGACTGAATCTTAATATTAGAGGTATCAGTACATTAGGAAATAATAGTCCGTTAATCGTAATTGACGGAATTGTTGGAGGAGATATTAATGCTTTAAATCCAGCAGACATAGAAAGTGTTTCGGTTTTAAAAGATGCTGGTAGTGCTGCCATCTACGGATCTAGAGCAAGTAACGGAGTTGTGCTTATTACAACTAGAAAAGGTAGTAAAGGAAACCCGATGACTATTCAATATAGCAGTTTGGCAGGTTATAATACGCCTAAATTCTTTACACGTCCTGTTCACGGTTACGAAAATGCAATGTTAAGGAACGAAGCTGCTTACAACTCTGGCGAATCTACTGCAGTTTTTACAGCTGAAAAAATTGCCGAACTTAAAGCAAAAGGAGATACAGAATGGTTTGCAGAAGAAATTGTAAAACCAGCATTGCAATTAAATCAGAATCTTTCTATTTCGGGGGGAAGTGAAAATTCTACTTATTTAGTTTCTTTAGGTTATTTGGATCAAGAAAGTAATTTCGTTGGACCAAAAAAAGGAATGGAGCGCTACAATTTCAGAATCAATCTTACCAATGAATATGGTAAATTCAAATTGACGTCTACATTAGCTTATTCTAAACAAAAAATTACAGATCATTCTTCTAGCACAAGTACTTTAATGGTAGACGCATTCAGGGTTCCATTATATTATACTCAAAAAGATGAAGAGGGTAATTTCTTGACAAATGATGTTTTGCAGCAATTTAACTCATTAGGAATTTTAGAAAAAGGTGGTTTTAGAAAATATGATAATGATGATGTTTTCGGAGCTTTTAATGCAGAATACAAATTAACAAGCGACTTTAAAGTTAAAGGTGTTTTTGGAGGACGTTTATGGTCTGGAAATATGTATGCGAGAACTATGCAAGTTAATTTCTTACCGCAAGGAATTTATGGTGCAGATCGCGATACAAACGAAGAAAATCAAAAAAGTCTTGATTTGAATACGCAGTTTATGTTAGAGTATACTAAGTCTTTCGGAAATCATAACGTAAGTGCTTTAGTGGGTGTTTCTAACGAAAGCCGTTCAGAAAGAAGATCAGCTTTATATACAAAATTTAATGATCCAGATTTAGGAACGCCAACAAGTGAAACTGTAATCGGAAAAAACTCTTACACTTCTAACGGAACTGATCCTAATGGTAATCCAGCTTCTTCAACAAGCAGTTTAAATTCGCTTTTTGGTCGTGCAGGTTACGATTATAAAGACAAATATTTCGCCGAATTCAGCTTTAGATATGACGGTTCTTCTAAATTTAGAGACGATGTAAGATGGGGATTTTTTCCATCTGTGACAGTAGGTTACGGACTTACAAAAGAAGATTTCATGGAAAGCTACAGAGATAATGTAGGGAATATTAAATTAAGATCTTCTTACGGAATTCTTGGAAACCAAAACGTTGGAAATTATCAATACCAAACGACTTATTTTACTTTCCAAAACGCTTACGGATTTAATAATAACGTACAAAGTGGAACAGGTTACAACTTTGCAAACCCAGATATTCAGTGGGAAAAAGCGGCAACTTTCAACGTAGGGTTAGATGCTGATTTCTTTAAAGGCGCTTTGAGTTTCTCATTTGATTTCTTCGATAAAGTAACTTCAGACATTTTGGTTCCGCCTCAAGTTCCAGGAGTTTACGGAACAGATCTTCCTGATTTTAACTCTGGTAAAGTTGGAAATAGAGGTTGGGAAATAAGCGCAACTTACCGTCATAAAGGTAAAGCTGTAAACCAAAGTTTAACCGTAAATTTTGGAGATTCGAAAAATAAAGTACTTGAATTTAACGGACAAGAAAGATTAACAGGAGTAGAAGAATTGCAAGTAATACTTCGCGAAGGACTTCCATTTAATTCTTATGTTGGTTTAAAAAGAGACGGTTATTTTCAAAGTGTTGAAGAAATTCAAGGAGCTGCAGTTCCAGAAGGAATTACAGTTCAGCCAGGAGATAACAGATATGTTGATGTGAACAAAGATGGAAAAATTGATGATAATGATAAATTCGTTTTCGGAAATCCATTTCCTAGATACACTTTCGGAGCAACTTATAATGTAGATTATAAAAATTTCGATTTAAGCATTTTCATTCAAGGAGTTGGAAAAAGAACCATGATGATTAGAGGAGAATTGGTAGAACCTTTTCACTACAATTATGGTATGACAATGTATACACATCAATTGGATTACTGGACACCTCAAAATCCAGATGCGAGATATCCTCGTCTAGCTAACAACGGAACGCAATCGAATACAAATAACTTCAGAAGAGGTTCAGATATGTATTTGTATGATGGTGCTTACGCAAGACTTAAAAACGTACAGTTTGGTTACTCATTATCAGATGATGTTGCTAAAAAGTTAGGTATGAGTAAATTCCGTGTGTATGTTTCAGGACAAAACTTGTTGACATTATCTAAAGTTAAATTTGTTGATCCAGAGCTTTCTGAGTTCAATAATAGTATGTCAACAAATGGAGCAAACAGCGGTAGGGCTTATCCATCGCAGGTATATTACGGAATGGGTATTGATGTTAGCTTTTAAAAAGAAATAAAATGAAAAATATACTTAAACAAATAAAATTTATACCAGTAGTAGCATTTTTACTATTGGCAGGTTGTGAAGACCTTGACCAAGTACCTGAAAACCAATTTACAGATACAACCTATTGGACAAGTGTTGATAAAGCGCAGACTTTTCTAAATACGGCTTATTCGCAAATGCAAAACAGTCAGTATTTCTTTTATAATGAAGCACTTTCAGATAATGCTTATAACGGTAGAGGAGACAACGCCGGTGCAGCTTCAATTGGTGCTGGATTGTATGATCCGTCATTGGGTAGAATTAAAGACGAATGGAAAAATCGTTATGCAGGTATCAAAACTTGTAATCTGATTTTAGAAAATATTGATCGTGTACCGAATGCAGACGCGACTGTTATTGCAAGAATGAAAGCTGAAACACGTTTCTTGAGAGCATTTCAGCATTTTCAATTAACAACCTGGTTTGGAGATATTCCGCTTCTTAAAAAAGATCCTTCTTTAGAAGAATCAACAACTTTAAGCAGAACTTCTCATGCAGAAGTGGTTCAGTTTATCTTAAGCGAATTGGATGCAATTATTCCAGCTTTACAAAAAAATAACCAACAAGCTGAGGCTGATAGAGGCAAAATTACAGTTGGAGCTGCAGTTGCATTAAAAGCAAGAGTTCTTTTATATGAAGGAGATTGGGCTGGAGTTGCACAAGTTACAGAGCAATTTATAGCCAATAATTACGGTCAGTACAGTCTTTTTCCTTCTTACGAAGGTTTATTTCTTCCACAAAATGAATACAATAGCGAAGATATTTTAAGCTTGCAATATGTTCCTCAATTTAGAATGTGGGGCGAATTTTTTGATATGGCACCACTTTCAGCTGGAGCAAGATTAAATGCTTTGGCACCAACTCAAGAATTGGTTGATAGCTATTTAATGTTGAATGGAAAGAAAATCAACGAAGCGGGTTCTGGTTATAATGAAAACAATCCGTATGTAAATAGAGATCCAAGATTAACAGCTACAGTAGTTTACGATCAGTATGTTTGGAAAGAAGCAGATGGATCTTCACGTACAATTTACATTAAACCAGGCTCTTCTCCAGGAAATGCTACAGACGAATTTGTTCAAGGTTCATCTGCAACGCCAACTGGATATTACACACGCAAATATTACGATCCACAGCATTTAACTTCTTTAAATTCAGGTTTAAATTTAATGTTGTTCCGTTATGCAGATATTTTGTTGATGTATGCAGAAGCTAAAAATGAATTAAACCAAATGACAAGTTCAGTTTGGGACCAGACTATCAGAGCAATTAGAGTTCGCGCTGGTTTTACAGATGGAGCCGCTTTAGGATTTAATAGCGCTTTAGGACAAGCTGGACTAAGAGAAGTGATTAGAAATGAGCGTCGTACAGAATTTGGAATGGAAGGTTTAAGAATCTTCGATATCAGAAGATGGAAAATTGCTGAAAATGTGTTAAATGGTTATGCACACGGAGCAAAATTCGGAGTGTCTTCTGTTGACAACGGTTATTTAAGAGTAAACTTAAGAACTTTTGATCCAGGAAAACATTATCTATGGCCAATACCAAGAGATGAGCGTTTGATTAACAGTAATCTATCTCAAAATCCAAACTGGTAAAACTAACTAACCTAATAAATAAAATCATGAAAAATATATATTCAAAATTATTATTACTAGTATGCTCCATCTTCGTGGTGGGTTGCGACAATGACGATTCAATGAGTCATACTAATGTGAGTATGGTAAATGCACTTTACGCACCAGCAGATAACAAATTTTTTGATCTTGGAGCACAAAGTTCTGCTCTTTTTGAATGGGAAGGAGCTAAAGCTGAGGATAACGGTGTTGTACTTTATGATGTTGTTTTTGATAAAGAAAGTGGCGATTTTTCTAAACCAATTTATACCATTCCTTCTGATGGAAACGGATTCCAAAAAACGTTGAATCTTTCTTTTACTGAGCTGAATAAAATTGCCGCTTTAGCGGGAATTCAATCAGAATCTATCGGAAAATTAAAATGGACTGTTTATTCTTCAAAAGGAATTAATGTTCAAAAATCTAAAGTTTCAGGAATTTTTGAAGTGCAAAGACCAGGCGGTTTCCCAACTCCAGATCAATTATTTATAACTGGTACAGGTTCTGAAAATGGAGAAACGGTTGCAGATGCTCAAGCATTTAAAAAAGTAGGAGCAACTTCATTCGAAATTTATACAAAACTTAAAGCTGGAACTTACAAATTCATTTCTAGAAAAAATGGTACGCCAGAAGTTTTCTATATTGAAGATGGTAAATTAAAACAAGACGGAGCAACAACTTTTGCAGGAGAAAGCAAAGTGTACAAAATTAGAGTAGATTTTAGTGATGGTTCTACAAAAATGACAGAAATCAAAAAAATCGAATTATGGTTCCCGCCACTTAGCCAATATTTATTTGAATACACTTATTCAGGTGGAGGTATCTGGAAAGCAGCAAATAAAGCAATCAGCTTCAAGCAAGAATCTTGGGGTAGAGATGAGCGTTACAAATTTAAATTTACAGTTGTAAATGGTGCAACTACATCTGAAGAATGGTACGGAAGTATCAACGGAGATAACAGCAGACCTGACGGAGCAAACGTTGCCGCTTCTTACTGGTATATGGTTCCTGTAACGAGCGATTTCTGGAACAACTGTTTCAAATTTGCTTCAGCAGTTGATAACAAAAATGTAAATGCAGAAATTAATTTCAGTGCAACTGCACCGGCTTATACACACAGTTTTACAGTATTATAAAATAACCCAAAACGTCTCTTAAAAGATGTTTTTTAAGAGACGTTTTATTAAATGAATATATTATGAAAAAATTATTTTCAAAGCGTTTTAGTATCGTAATGCTAAGCGTGATAGGATTGGGGTTATTGACTGTTTCTTGCGATGATGATCCGATTCCGTTACGTGATCCAAACGGTACAGGCGGAGCTGAATTTAAATATACTTGGGCACAAACAGCCGATTCTTTGCAAACAGCAACTTACAATACTTACTTAGGTTCTAATGGAACTTTTATAGAAAACAATACAGGAAAAAGCACTTTCAATTATTGGCCAAATGCACACGTTTTGGATGTTTTGGTGGATGGCTTTGTAAGAACTGGAAATGAGAATTACAAAACAAGAATGAAAGCTTTGGTACAAGGAATCAAAGTTAAAAACGGAAATAATACTTATAACAATGTTTTTAATGATGATATGCTTTGGCTAGCAAATTCTTGCCTTCGTGCTTATGACGCAACAAAAGATCAAGAATATAAAGATGTTGCCGATTATTTATGGGGAAGAATAAAATTAAGCTGGAGTGATGTTTTTGGTGGAGGAATTACTTGGAAACAAGATACGCCAAGACAGAAAAATGCCGTTTCAAACGGTCCAGCAGTAATTCTTGCCATGAGATTGTATGAAATCGATAAAAAAGCAGATGATTTAGATTGGGCAAAAAAAATCTATGCATGGCAAAAAGCTAATCTTGTAGATCCGGTTACTGGAACTGTTTGGGATAATATATCAGAAGTAAACGGAGTAATTACAACCAACAAAGACTGGGTTTTTACTTATAACATGGGAACATGGATTGGAGCAGGTCTAAGATTATACAAAGCAACAAACGACCAAGTATATCTTGACGATGCTGTAAAATGCGGAAGAACAGTTTTGGTGAGTCCAAAATTGCTTTCAGAAGGTCTTTTAAGAGATGAAGGACAAGGAGATGGCGGATTATTTAAAGGTATCTTAGTGCGTTATTTCGTAGAACTTACTGAGCATCCAACAATTAATTCTACAGATAAAGAAAAATTTGCAGCTTTCATGAAATTTAATGCTCAGACATTTTACAAAAAAGGAATTTTAAGACCTTCAATGTTATCAGGAAGCAATTGGAAAGCAGCACCTGCGGCAGGAGCAAACACAGATCTTACAACCCAATTGAGCGGGGTTATGTTAATAGAAGCAGCTGCCAAGCTGGATAAAGATGGTTATTTTAATTAATTAGTTTAAGTAGTATTTGTTAGTAATTTTTGTAACACCTGAAGGTTATAAAAAGCCTTCAGGTTTTATATTATTTTATTTAAACCTCAAGAAATAGCATAATGAAGCATAAAATCAGCATAATACTTTTTCTCTTTTTAGGATTAAATTGCATCGCGCAATGGCAACCGCAGGGAGACAAAATCAAAACAAAATGGGCAGAACAAGTAGATCCTAAAAACACGCTTCCAGAATATCCTAGACCTATAATGGAAAGAAGCCAATGGAAAAATCTTAACGGTTTATGGAACTACGCAATACAACCCGCGGGACAAACTGCGCCAAAAGGATATGACGGAAAAATTCTCGTTCCTTTTGCTGTAGAATCAAGCCTTTCGGGTGTAATGAAAACGGTTGGCTCAGAAAATGAACTTTGGTACGAAACAAATTTTACAGTAGATAATTCATGGAAAAATAAAGACATTTTAGTGCATTTTGGTGCTGTAGATTGGAAAACAGAAGTTTATATTAACGATATAAAAATCGGCACGCATACGGGAGGTTTTGTTCCTTTTAGTTTTAACATCACGCCTTATTTAAATGGAAAATCTCAAAAATTAGTTGTAAAAGTTTGGGATCCAACAAATGACGGAACGCAGCCAAGAGGAAAACAGGTTAAAAATCCAGAAAGCATTTGGTACACGCCTGTAACGGGTATTTGGCAAACGGTTTGGTTAGAACCTGTTAGTAAAAAACATTTCACAAATTTAAGAACAACTCCAGATATTGATCGCAACACAATAAACATAAAAGCAGAGGCAGAAGGCGCAAACACTGGAGATATTGTCGAAATTACCGTTTTAGATGGTAATCAAACAATTGCATCAGAAAAAGCTGTTGCAGGACAATCGTTGGATATTGTTTTAAAAAACCCGAAATTGTGGTCGCCAGATTCACCTTTTTTATATGATGTGAAAGTAAAATTGCTTAGTGGGGGAAAAGTAGCAGACGAAGTAAAAAGTTATTTCGCTATGCGTAAAATTTCTTCAAAAAGAAATCAAAATGGTATTGTGAGAATTCAATTGAACAATAAAGATTGTTTTCAGTTCGGTCCTTTAGATCAAGGCTGGTGGCCTGACGGATTGTACACAGCTCCAACAGATGAAGCTTTAAAATACGATTTGGTTCGAACTAAAGAATTAGGTTTCAACATGATTCGCAAACACGTAAAAGTAGAACCTGCAAGATGGTACACGCATTGCGATAAAATGGGAATTATGGTTTGGCAAGATATGCCGAGCGGAGATGAAGGTCCGATTTGGCAAATGCACAAATATTTTGAAGGAACAGAATTGAAAAGAACAGCTCAATCTGAGGAAACCTACAAAAAAGAATGGAGAGAAATTATGGATCATTTGTATTCTTATCCGAGTATTGTGGTTTGGGTTCCGTTCAACGAAGCATGGGGACAATTCAAAACGGTCGAAATTACAGAATGGACCAAAAATCATGATCCAAGCCGATTGGTAAATTCGTCAAGTGGGGGAAATCATTTTCAGACAGGAGATATGCTAGATATTCATCATTATCCTGGTCCAGAATTGAAGTTGTATGATGCTCGAAGAATTACTGTTTTAGGCGAATATGGCGGAATCGGTTTTCCAGTTACCGGACATCTTTGGCAAGCAGACAAAAATTGGGGTTATACACAGTTTAAAAATACAGACGAAACAACGGCAAAGTATAGAGAATATGCAGATCAATTAATAAAACAAGCCAAAGTTGGATTTTCAGCAGCAGTTTACACGCAAACGACAGATGTAGAAGGAGAAGTAAATGGTTTTATGACTTATGATCGTAAAGTGGATAAAATGAATTTTTCTGAAGTAAATAAAATCAACAAAGAAGTAATTAATTCGATTAATAATTAAAGTTGTGATGAATATTAAAAACTCCATTGTCTTTACGCTTTTCACTTTCACTTTTTTAAGTGCACAAAATCCGCAGGTTATAACGCCGCAACAGCCTATCGATTGGGTAAATCCTTTAATTGGTTCCGATTCAGATTACGGAATTTCAAACGGAAATACCTATCCTGCAATCGCAATGCCGTGGGGAATGAATTTTTGGACGCCTCAAACAGGAAAAATGGGCGACGGTTGGGCTTATACTTATAAATCAAACCGAATTAGAGGCTTTAAACAAACCCATCAGCCATCTCCTTGGATGAATGATTACGGGCAGTTTTCTATAATGCCAGTAACGGGCGAATTAAAATTTAAGGAAGAAGATAGACAAAGCTGGTTTTCGCATAAAGCAGAAACTGTTACGCCATATTATTATAGCGTTTATCTCGCAGATCACAATGTTACAACTGAAATTACGCCAACAGAAAGAGCGGCAAGATTTAGATTTACGTTTCCAGAAACTGACAAATCTTATATCGTAATCGATGCTTTTGATAAAGGTTCATATGTAAAAATTATTCCTTCTGAAAGAAAAATTATCGGCTACACAACCAAAAATAGCGGCGGTGTTCCAGAGAATTTTAAAAACTATTTCGTCATCATTTTCGATAAAGATTTCCAGCTGAATTCTACTTTCAACGGAGATGCTTTAGAAAATGCTTTAGAAATGAAAGCCGATCATGCAGGTGCTGTAATTGGTTTTAAAACAAAAGTAGGCGAAAAAGTAAATGCTCAAGTGGCTTCTTCTTTTATCAGTTATGAACAAGCCGAATTAAACTTAAAAGAAATCGGAACTAATAACTTCGATCAGCTTAAGGAAAAAGGAAAAAACATTTGGAATAAAGAATTAGGAAGAATTAAAGTTGATGGGGGAACTTCAGATCAATTCGGTACTTTTTATTCTTGTTTGTACAGATCGTTGCTTTTTCCAAGAAAATTTTATGAGTACGATAAAAACAATAAAGTCGTGCATAACAGTCCATACAACGG from Flavobacterium sp. YJ01 carries:
- a CDS encoding LacI family DNA-binding transcriptional regulator, with the protein product MKKKPVSIRNIAEELKISVTTVSFVLNGKAKEKHISKELTKKVLDYAKLINYRPNQIAQSLRTGKSKLLVFMVEDISNNFFSQLARIFEDIAYEKGYKVIFCSNENDDEKANELITLFNFRQVDGFIIVPSPGIKDTIENLIKDNIPVILLDRFYEGLDCNSVVIDNEQASYDATQHLVDNKFKNICFVSTASDQSQMYGRLHGYEKAVEANGLEPHVLQIPFNEIIKGKAKEYIKKFFEENKDLDAVFFSTNYLAQSGLEVLKETNQNLIKDLGLIAFDDNDMFKIYDPTITSVAQPLVEICTKLMEVMLPLLKKKDVSETHQKIVLKTELIIRESSLAKQK
- a CDS encoding TonB-dependent receptor, which gives rise to MKHSNCRMKKMLRVHFFLTIALLCCGYNHLAAQNQKTQVSGVITSLSDNLSLPGATVMDVSDPRNAVNADFDGHYTISLQNGSTTLRFTMIGYKPVDIKVNNKSVINVAMDLDVSALDEVVVVGYGTQKRKKVVGAIDQVNNDAFNGRPNVNTTLALQGKAPSLTIQQTNSEPGAGLNLNIRGISTLGNNSPLIVIDGIVGGDINALNPADIESVSVLKDAGSAAIYGSRASNGVVLITTRKGSKGNPMTIQYSSLAGYNTPKFFTRPVHGYENAMLRNEAAYNSGESTAVFTAEKIAELKAKGDTEWFAEEIVKPALQLNQNLSISGGSENSTYLVSLGYLDQESNFVGPKKGMERYNFRINLTNEYGKFKLTSTLAYSKQKITDHSSSTSTLMVDAFRVPLYYTQKDEEGNFLTNDVLQQFNSLGILEKGGFRKYDNDDVFGAFNAEYKLTSDFKVKGVFGGRLWSGNMYARTMQVNFLPQGIYGADRDTNEENQKSLDLNTQFMLEYTKSFGNHNVSALVGVSNESRSERRSALYTKFNDPDLGTPTSETVIGKNSYTSNGTDPNGNPASSTSSLNSLFGRAGYDYKDKYFAEFSFRYDGSSKFRDDVRWGFFPSVTVGYGLTKEDFMESYRDNVGNIKLRSSYGILGNQNVGNYQYQTTYFTFQNAYGFNNNVQSGTGYNFANPDIQWEKAATFNVGLDADFFKGALSFSFDFFDKVTSDILVPPQVPGVYGTDLPDFNSGKVGNRGWEISATYRHKGKAVNQSLTVNFGDSKNKVLEFNGQERLTGVEELQVILREGLPFNSYVGLKRDGYFQSVEEIQGAAVPEGITVQPGDNRYVDVNKDGKIDDNDKFVFGNPFPRYTFGATYNVDYKNFDLSIFIQGVGKRTMMIRGELVEPFHYNYGMTMYTHQLDYWTPQNPDARYPRLANNGTQSNTNNFRRGSDMYLYDGAYARLKNVQFGYSLSDDVAKKLGMSKFRVYVSGQNLLTLSKVKFVDPELSEFNNSMSTNGANSGRAYPSQVYYGMGIDVSF
- a CDS encoding RagB/SusD family nutrient uptake outer membrane protein, which gives rise to MKNILKQIKFIPVVAFLLLAGCEDLDQVPENQFTDTTYWTSVDKAQTFLNTAYSQMQNSQYFFYNEALSDNAYNGRGDNAGAASIGAGLYDPSLGRIKDEWKNRYAGIKTCNLILENIDRVPNADATVIARMKAETRFLRAFQHFQLTTWFGDIPLLKKDPSLEESTTLSRTSHAEVVQFILSELDAIIPALQKNNQQAEADRGKITVGAAVALKARVLLYEGDWAGVAQVTEQFIANNYGQYSLFPSYEGLFLPQNEYNSEDILSLQYVPQFRMWGEFFDMAPLSAGARLNALAPTQELVDSYLMLNGKKINEAGSGYNENNPYVNRDPRLTATVVYDQYVWKEADGSSRTIYIKPGSSPGNATDEFVQGSSATPTGYYTRKYYDPQHLTSLNSGLNLMLFRYADILLMYAEAKNELNQMTSSVWDQTIRAIRVRAGFTDGAALGFNSALGQAGLREVIRNERRTEFGMEGLRIFDIRRWKIAENVLNGYAHGAKFGVSSVDNGYLRVNLRTFDPGKHYLWPIPRDERLINSNLSQNPNW
- a CDS encoding SusE domain-containing protein → MKNIYSKLLLLVCSIFVVGCDNDDSMSHTNVSMVNALYAPADNKFFDLGAQSSALFEWEGAKAEDNGVVLYDVVFDKESGDFSKPIYTIPSDGNGFQKTLNLSFTELNKIAALAGIQSESIGKLKWTVYSSKGINVQKSKVSGIFEVQRPGGFPTPDQLFITGTGSENGETVADAQAFKKVGATSFEIYTKLKAGTYKFISRKNGTPEVFYIEDGKLKQDGATTFAGESKVYKIRVDFSDGSTKMTEIKKIELWFPPLSQYLFEYTYSGGGIWKAANKAISFKQESWGRDERYKFKFTVVNGATTSEEWYGSINGDNSRPDGANVAASYWYMVPVTSDFWNNCFKFASAVDNKNVNAEINFSATAPAYTHSFTVL
- a CDS encoding glycoside hydrolase family 76 protein, coding for MKKLFSKRFSIVMLSVIGLGLLTVSCDDDPIPLRDPNGTGGAEFKYTWAQTADSLQTATYNTYLGSNGTFIENNTGKSTFNYWPNAHVLDVLVDGFVRTGNENYKTRMKALVQGIKVKNGNNTYNNVFNDDMLWLANSCLRAYDATKDQEYKDVADYLWGRIKLSWSDVFGGGITWKQDTPRQKNAVSNGPAVILAMRLYEIDKKADDLDWAKKIYAWQKANLVDPVTGTVWDNISEVNGVITTNKDWVFTYNMGTWIGAGLRLYKATNDQVYLDDAVKCGRTVLVSPKLLSEGLLRDEGQGDGGLFKGILVRYFVELTEHPTINSTDKEKFAAFMKFNAQTFYKKGILRPSMLSGSNWKAAPAAGANTDLTTQLSGVMLIEAAAKLDKDGYFN
- a CDS encoding sugar-binding domain-containing protein; the encoded protein is MKHKISIILFLFLGLNCIAQWQPQGDKIKTKWAEQVDPKNTLPEYPRPIMERSQWKNLNGLWNYAIQPAGQTAPKGYDGKILVPFAVESSLSGVMKTVGSENELWYETNFTVDNSWKNKDILVHFGAVDWKTEVYINDIKIGTHTGGFVPFSFNITPYLNGKSQKLVVKVWDPTNDGTQPRGKQVKNPESIWYTPVTGIWQTVWLEPVSKKHFTNLRTTPDIDRNTINIKAEAEGANTGDIVEITVLDGNQTIASEKAVAGQSLDIVLKNPKLWSPDSPFLYDVKVKLLSGGKVADEVKSYFAMRKISSKRNQNGIVRIQLNNKDCFQFGPLDQGWWPDGLYTAPTDEALKYDLVRTKELGFNMIRKHVKVEPARWYTHCDKMGIMVWQDMPSGDEGPIWQMHKYFEGTELKRTAQSEETYKKEWREIMDHLYSYPSIVVWVPFNEAWGQFKTVEITEWTKNHDPSRLVNSSSGGNHFQTGDMLDIHHYPGPELKLYDARRITVLGEYGGIGFPVTGHLWQADKNWGYTQFKNTDETTAKYREYADQLIKQAKVGFSAAVYTQTTDVEGEVNGFMTYDRKVDKMNFSEVNKINKEVINSINN